A genomic region of Solanum dulcamara chromosome 2, daSolDulc1.2, whole genome shotgun sequence contains the following coding sequences:
- the LOC129880375 gene encoding high affinity nitrate transporter 2.5 has product MENIDLESKSVNKKFSLAVDSEHKATEFKIFSVSSPHMRAFHLSWISFFSCFVSTFAAPPLLPIIRDNLDLTSTDIGNAGIAAVSGAVFARIAMGTACDLFGPRLASSALILITAPAVFLTSLANSPSSFLLVRFFTGFSLATFVSTQFWMSSMFSANVVATANGISGGWGNLGGGATQLIMPLVFSVIHKIGANQFTAWRIAFFIPALFQALSAYAVFFLGQDMPDGNYGKLHKSGEKYKDNMSDVLYHAVTNYRGWILALTYGYCFGVELTVDNIIAQYFFDRFNVNLHTAGIIAASFGLANLFSRPGGGILSDIVAKRFGMRGRLWVLWIVQTLGGLLCVLLGKVESLSGSIVVMLVFSVFCQAACGLTFGVVPFVSRRSLGIISGMTGGGGNVGAVLTQVIFFRGSRYSTETGITYMGIMIICCTIPILFIYFPQWGGMFYGPSSKGLTEEDYYMKEWSLKEKENDFHQASMKFAGNSRSERGKKVESAPTPIDGTPNI; this is encoded by the exons ATGGAAAATATAGATTTGGAATCTAAATCTGTTAACAAAAAATTTTCTCTGGCAGTTGATTCTGAACATAAAGCCACTGAATTCAAAATATTCTCTGTTTCATCACCTCACATGAGAGCATTTCATCTTTCTTggatttctttcttttcttgttttgtttcCACATTTGCTGCTCCACCCCTTCTCCCAATAATCCGTGACAATCTTGATCTTACATCAACTGACATTGGAAATGCAGGAATTGCAGCTGTTTCTGGTGCAGTTTTTGCAAGAATTGCTATGGGAACAGCTTGTGATTTATTTGGTCCAAGACTTGCTTCATCTGCACTTATCCTCATAACTGCACCAGCAGTCTTCTTAACATCATTAGCAAATTCACCATCGTCTTTCCTTCTTGTTCGTTTCTTCACAGGGTTTTCTTTAGCTACTTTTGTTTCGACTCAATTTTGGATGAGCTCCATGTTCTCTGCTAATGTAGTTGCCACTGCAAATGGTATATCTGGAGGATGGGGAAATCTTGGTGGAGGCGCTACACAGTTGATTATGCCTTTAGTATTTTCAGTTATACATAAAATTGGTGCAAATCAGTTTACTGCTTGGAGAATTGCGTTTTTTATACCTGCTCTGTTTCAGGCTTTATCAGCATATGCTGTTTTCTTTTTAGGACAAGATATGCCTGATGGGAATTATGGAAAACTTCATAAATCTGGTGAAAAGTATAAAGATAACATGTCAGATGTTTTGTATCATGCAGTTACAAATTATAGAGGGTGGATTTTGGCATTGACTTATGGATATTGTTTTGGTGTTGAACTTACTGTGGACAATATAATTGCGCAGTATTTTTTCGATAGGTTCAATGTGAATCTTCATACAGCTGGGATTATTGCAGCTAGTTTTGGTTTAGCTAACTTATTTTCCAGGCCTGGAGGAGGGATATTGTCTGATATCGTGGCGAAAAGGTTTGGTATGAGGGGAAGACTTTGGGTACTATGGATTGTGCAGACATTAGGAGGGTTGCTTTGTGTTCTATTAGGGAAAGTAGAATCTTTAAGTGGCTCTATTGTTGTGATGCTTGTGTTTTCGGTGTTTTGTCAAGCTGCTTGTGGCCTAACTTTCGGGGTTGTTCCATTTGTTTCAAGAAG ATCATTGGGCATAATTTCGGGCATGACAGGAGGAGGTGGAAACGTAGGAGCAGTACTAACACAAGTAATTTTCTTTAGAGGATCAAGATATTCAACAGAAACAGGAATAACATATATGGGTATCATGATTATATGTTGCACTATCCCTATTTTGTTTATATACTTCCCACAATGGGGTGGAATGTTTTATGGTCCCTCATCTAAAGGCTTGACAGAGGAAGACTACTACATGAAAGagtggagtttaaaggaaaaagagaatGATTTTCACCAAGCAAGCATGAAATTTGCTGGTAATAGTAGAAGTGAAAGAGGTAAAAAAGTTGAATCAGCACCTACACCTATAGATGGAACTCCTAATATATAA